A region from the Rhodamnia argentea isolate NSW1041297 chromosome 7, ASM2092103v1, whole genome shotgun sequence genome encodes:
- the LOC115734712 gene encoding serine carboxypeptidase-like 28 has translation MHRLFFLSVLVLALSATVIAIDEEAANDRITELPGQQELHVAQFSGYVSVNWEASLFYWLVEAADHHENKPLVLWLNGGPGCSSVGYGALQELGPFRVSPNGETLVTNPYSWNREANFLFLDSPAGVGFSFSTVNFTRYGDHSSALEAYTFLKRWFKRFPRYKGRAFYIAGQSYAGHYIPSLAEIILKKNSRKMNPVMNLQGILIGNPNLDRESELKGRALYWWSHGLISDDTYRGMSSTLCSSPKTYRAEACEPYFHAYLQEEAGNVNPFDVLLTYCEPEEVSKYCLERITSKYMNRKDVQQAFHAIPTAWTLCSKPIQNNYSLPAKDQSMLPTLKLLIQSGLQIWIYSGDADSTIPFIATRIAISKLHLKRIAKWYPWGHNNKISGWSEIYEEMTFATIRGCGHEVPMYAPAQALDMFEHFLAHKPLPKYTM, from the exons ATGCAtcgtctttttttcctctcggTACTCGTCCTCGCGCTTTCAGCCACGGTGATAGCAATTGATGAGGAGGCTGCGAATGACCGGATCACCGAATTACCAGGCCAGCAGGAGTTGCACGTGGCCCAGTTCTCTGGCTACGTCTCCGTCAACTGGGAGGCCTCCCTCTTCTACTGGCTAGTAGAAGCTGCTGACCACCACGAGAATAAGCCACTCGTGCTGTGGCTTAATGGAGGACCTGGGTGCTCCTCCGTAGGCTATGGTGCGTTGCAGGAGCTTGGTCCGTTCCGAGTCTCGCCCAACGGAGAAACTCTGGTCACCAACCCCTATTCATGGAACCGAG AAGCAAACTTCTTGTTCTTGGACTCACCTGCCGgagttggtttttctttttcaactgtCAACTTCACTCGATACGGAGACCACTCCTCTG CCCTTGAAGCTTATACATTCCTGAAAAGATGGTTCAAGAGATTCCCAAGGTATAAAGGCCGAGCCTTCTACATCGCCGGACAAAGCTATGCTG GTCATTATATCCCATCATTAGCGGAGATCATTCTAAAGAAGAACTCCAGGAAAATGAACCCGGTGATGAATCTCCAAGGCATTTTG ATAGGTAACCCTAACTTGGACCGGGAGTCCGAACTGAAAGGCAGAGCTCTATACTGGTGGAGCCACGGTCTCATCTCGGACGACACTTACCGAGGGATGTCGAGTACACTGTGCAGCTCTCCAAAGACATATAGAGCGGAGGCATGTGAGCCCTACTTCCACGCATATTTGCAAGAGGAAGCTGGAAATGTGAATCCATTTGATGTACTTCTAACGTACTGTGAACCTGAGGAG GTCTCTAAGTATTGTCTCGAACGGATTACCTCCAAGTACATGAACAGGAAGGATGTGCAGCAAGCCTTCCATGCAATCCCCACCGCATGGACACTTTGCAG TAAACCTATACAAAACAATTACAGCCTTCCTGCTAAAGACCAGTCGATGTTGCCCACTCTGAAGCTACTCATTCAGTCGGGCTTGCAAATTTGGATTTACAG tGGAGATGCAGATTCAACAATTCCCTTCATAGCCACTCGGATCGCTATATCCAAGCTGCATCTCAAGAGGATTGCAAAATGGTATCCTTGGGGCCATAATAacaag ATTAGTGGCTGGTCCGAGATATACGAAGAGATGACCTTCGCAACAATCAGAGGCTGTGGTCACGAAGTCCCTATGTACGCGCCAGCTCAAGCACTCGACATGTTCGAACACTTTTTAGCTCACAAGCCGTTGCCTAAGTATACAATGTGA